A part of Chloroflexota bacterium genomic DNA contains:
- a CDS encoding immune inhibitor A, with protein sequence MEQKSKTLPIILIILLVLVLCCIVISVGLIAGGVWLKEKVNTSGGYILPTETVTITEVTPETTTNKPVPDEAIETLDTLDQTIVPINDPVELAERLGGKQNVPDTLIDPDAPYSVGARKTFWVGNTDTNENFQITAVLRYVGENSYFWIEEGVEYDPSDLEYLGDLFDQEIVPTDREFFGSEWNPGVDGDPHIYVLYAGNLGYSLAGYFSSADELNPLAHEYSNAHEMFLINSDNVPLWDSYIYGVLAHEFQHMIHWYTDRNEATWMNEGFSMLAELLNGFDIGGHDYSYLVDTDLQLTDWGDSVGDNSPNYGASFLFMAYFLDRFGEEATQAVVAAPDNSMESITRVLDELGISDPLTGEPITADDVLADWAVANILLDPTVGDGRYDYSNYNPMNASITETHSSYPDSPIRRYVHQYGVDSILFTDLTGEVTLTFTGSTTVSLLPESAYSGSYAFYSNKGDESDMTLTQTFDFTNVDSPIEMTYQTWYDLETDYDYLYLEASTDGETWHILDTPSCTNYDPSGNSYGCGYNGETGGWIYEAVDLSQFAGQEVTLRFEYITDAAVNGEGLLLDDVSIPTIGYTTDFESDDGGWEAQGFARVNNLLPQTFKVSVIQIGDETTVTHLALSDLRTASIDIILNEGDQVIVVVSGTTPFTNQEASYQIDLE encoded by the coding sequence ATGGAACAAAAATCTAAAACCCTCCCCATCATCCTGATCATCCTGCTTGTTTTGGTGCTGTGCTGCATCGTCATCAGTGTCGGCTTAATCGCTGGTGGCGTTTGGCTCAAAGAAAAGGTCAACACCAGTGGCGGATACATTTTGCCCACCGAAACCGTGACCATTACAGAAGTGACCCCTGAAACGACCACCAACAAACCAGTCCCGGACGAGGCCATCGAGACGCTGGACACACTCGACCAGACCATTGTTCCGATCAATGACCCCGTGGAGCTGGCCGAACGGTTGGGCGGGAAACAGAACGTCCCCGACACCCTTATTGATCCGGACGCCCCTTATTCAGTGGGTGCTAGAAAAACCTTCTGGGTTGGCAATACAGACACCAACGAGAACTTCCAGATTACCGCAGTGCTCAGATATGTTGGTGAAAACAGCTATTTCTGGATTGAAGAAGGTGTCGAATATGACCCCAGTGACCTCGAATATCTGGGAGATCTCTTCGATCAGGAGATCGTCCCCACGGATCGGGAATTCTTCGGCAGCGAATGGAATCCCGGCGTGGATGGTGACCCCCATATTTATGTCCTCTATGCCGGTAATCTGGGCTATTCTCTGGCCGGTTATTTTTCCTCAGCCGATGAGCTAAATCCCCTCGCCCATGAATATTCCAATGCCCATGAGATGTTCCTGATCAATTCCGACAATGTCCCCCTCTGGGACAGCTACATCTACGGCGTTCTGGCGCATGAATTTCAGCACATGATCCATTGGTACACCGACCGTAACGAAGCCACCTGGATGAATGAAGGCTTTTCGATGCTGGCGGAACTGCTCAATGGTTTCGATATTGGCGGCCATGATTACAGCTATCTCGTGGATACAGACCTGCAATTGACCGATTGGGGCGATTCAGTTGGAGACAACTCCCCCAATTACGGCGCCTCCTTCCTCTTCATGGCCTACTTCCTCGACCGATTCGGTGAGGAAGCCACCCAGGCCGTAGTTGCCGCCCCGGATAACTCGATGGAATCGATCACCCGGGTGTTGGATGAACTTGGAATTAGTGATCCCCTAACCGGCGAGCCGATTACCGCCGATGACGTCCTGGCGGATTGGGCCGTGGCAAATATCCTGCTGGACCCCACCGTGGGCGATGGTCGTTATGACTACTCCAATTACAACCCAATGAATGCCAGCATTACAGAAACCCACAGCAGCTATCCTGACAGCCCCATCCGGCGTTATGTACATCAATATGGAGTAGATAGCATTCTCTTCACCGATCTCACCGGTGAGGTAACCCTGACATTCACGGGTTCCACCACCGTGAGCCTCCTGCCTGAAAGCGCTTATTCCGGTTCATATGCTTTCTATTCCAATAAAGGCGATGAATCAGACATGACGCTCACCCAGACTTTCGACTTCACCAACGTGGACAGCCCGATTGAGATGACCTACCAGACCTGGTATGATCTCGAAACCGATTATGACTATCTCTACCTGGAAGCCTCCACAGATGGTGAGACCTGGCATATCCTGGACACACCCTCCTGCACCAATTACGACCCCTCCGGTAACAGTTATGGCTGCGGCTATAACGGGGAAACCGGCGGCTGGATCTATGAAGCCGTCGATCTCTCCCAATTTGCCGGACAGGAAGTGACCTTACGCTTTGAATACATCACCGATGCCGCAGTGAACGGCGAAGGGCTGCTGCTGGATGATGTCAGCATTCCCACCATAGGTTACACCACCGATTTCGAGAGTGATGACGGCGGCTGGGAAGCTCAGGGCTTTGCTCGAGTCAACAATCTGTTGCCGCAGACCTTCAAAGTCTCGGTGATCCAGATTGGCGATGAGACCACCGTAACCCACCTGGCCCTTTCCGATTTGAGGACTGCTTCGATTGACATCATCCTCAATGAAGGCGATCAGGTGATCGTCGTGGTGAGCGGCACAACACCCTTCACCAACCAGGAAGCCTCATATCAAATAGATTTGGAGTAA